A genomic stretch from Dissulfurispira thermophila includes:
- a CDS encoding DUF3108 domain-containing protein, whose amino-acid sequence MGIIKKGTLSLIIAIILSIMLHIIVIASISGIDLFNFGELFTTKPFEAKIVSELPKKTNLIKSSKKQPSIQPDIIPQVDDKGQEIEDKQLHEDSFKENTIKTEQIQENTSMDNGQIHDNKNESQRIAALPEREKPVELPESKNTIPILKFAKEKLYFDIYWLGIYVGKAFLEATNDNGNIKIISSVHSTPFISTFYKVDDHAESYVINGTPSFFKIKQREGRKRGDKETFFDITNKKIIHINHIKGTRDEHIINTEHLWDVMSGFYYLRTQKLNVGETIHINIFDSNKFYKAEIEVLRKDKVIMPDEKEVDAVVVKPMLKSEGLFENKGDIYVWLSDDDLKIPLKVETEVSIGNVIAKLKAIETEIETETEK is encoded by the coding sequence ATGGGAATAATCAAAAAAGGCACACTCTCATTAATAATTGCGATTATTCTTTCAATAATGCTACATATTATAGTTATTGCAAGCATTTCAGGAATAGACTTGTTTAATTTTGGAGAATTATTTACTACAAAACCATTTGAAGCGAAAATCGTATCAGAGTTGCCTAAAAAAACTAACCTTATTAAATCAAGTAAAAAACAGCCTTCTATTCAACCTGATATTATTCCCCAAGTAGATGATAAAGGACAAGAGATAGAAGACAAACAACTGCATGAGGACTCCTTTAAAGAAAATACAATCAAAACAGAACAAATACAAGAAAATACTTCTATGGATAATGGACAAATCCATGACAACAAAAATGAGTCGCAGCGGATAGCAGCCTTACCTGAGAGAGAAAAACCAGTAGAACTGCCTGAATCTAAAAATACTATCCCTATATTAAAATTCGCAAAGGAAAAACTCTATTTTGATATTTACTGGCTTGGTATTTATGTTGGCAAGGCATTTCTTGAAGCTACAAATGACAATGGCAATATAAAAATAATATCCAGTGTTCACTCTACACCATTTATTTCTACATTCTATAAAGTAGATGACCACGCAGAAAGCTATGTAATAAATGGCACTCCATCATTTTTCAAGATAAAACAGCGAGAAGGAAGAAAAAGGGGAGACAAAGAGACATTTTTTGATATAACAAACAAAAAAATTATACACATAAATCATATAAAAGGGACAAGGGATGAACACATCATCAATACTGAACATTTATGGGATGTAATGTCAGGTTTTTATTATTTAAGGACACAGAAACTTAATGTAGGTGAAACTATTCATATTAATATCTTTGACAGTAATAAATTTTATAAAGCTGAGATTGAAGTATTAAGAAAAGACAAAGTAATAATGCCTGATGAAAAAGAAGTAGATGCAGTAGTAGTAAAACCCATGCTTAAATCAGAGGGATTATTCGAAAATAAAGGGGATATATATGTCTGGCTCTCTGATGACGATTTAAAAATACCTCTTAAAGTCGAGACCGAGGTGTCAATTGGAAATGTCATTGCAAAGTTAAAAGCGATTGAGACAGAGATTGAGACAGAGACAGAGAAGTAA
- the uvrA gene encoding excinuclease ABC subunit UvrA, with protein sequence MQEYIVIKGAREHNLKNIDATIPRDKITVITGPSGSGKSSLAMDTIYAEGQRRYVESLSAYARQFLEQMQKPEVDYIEGLSPAIAIDQKTVTRSPRSTVGTITEIYNYMRVLYTRIGIPYCYQCGSIITTQDLHNIIRAILSLPSGTRVQVLAPIVKGRKGEYKKELQQMRMDGFVRARIDGEMIDLTQDISLKKQQRHTIEIVIDRFIIKHSIERQIKQAIDTSLKYADTVVINLLDENRDILFSRTLACSKCGISYPEIEPMLFSFNSKYGACPRCNGIGFENLIEKGHLFFSPQPSIIEEELTHMTPCKECNGMRLRKEALSIKLHNVSIGEFAAMSVRDAEKFIHDLKFSEREMIISKRIIKEVKDRLSFLDKVGLGYLTLNRPSLTLSGGEAQRIRLATQIGSSLTGVLYVLDEPSIGLHPRDCEKLFKSLTHIRDAGNTVIIVEHDEETIRNADYIIDMGPGAGKNGGWIISASAPVDIINNTASITGKYLGGYLTIPVPKKRRKPEKFLKIIGASEFNLKNISVSIPLGVFVCVTGVSGSGKSTLIFEILYKAISRHIYKSKLIPGRYKKIEGIENIDKVICIDQSPLGRTPRSNPATYTGILGIIRELFSQLPDSRIRGYKPSRFSFNVAGGRCEACQGDGLKKIEMHFLPDAYVTCDVCKGKRYNKETLDIYYKGKNISDVLEMPISEALEFFSAIPPLKQRLDILEDIGMGYLKLGQSATTLSGGEAQRLRLSKELGKKATGNTLYILDEPTTGLHFVDIQRLLNVINKLVDMGNSVIIIEHDLDIIKSADYIIDLGPEGGDNGGKIVATGTPEDVAKNKESYTGRYLDKKL encoded by the coding sequence ATGCAAGAATACATAGTTATAAAAGGCGCTCGGGAACATAATCTCAAAAACATAGATGCAACGATTCCGAGGGATAAGATAACCGTCATTACAGGTCCTTCTGGCTCCGGCAAGTCATCTCTTGCTATGGATACCATTTATGCAGAAGGACAGAGGAGGTATGTCGAGAGTCTCTCTGCATATGCAAGGCAATTCCTCGAACAGATGCAGAAACCAGAAGTTGATTATATAGAAGGACTATCCCCTGCAATTGCTATTGACCAAAAAACAGTAACCAGAAGCCCCAGATCCACGGTAGGAACGATTACAGAAATATACAATTATATGAGGGTGCTTTACACGAGGATAGGCATTCCCTATTGTTATCAATGCGGTTCAATTATTACTACACAGGATTTGCACAACATTATAAGGGCAATACTTTCTTTACCATCAGGAACAAGAGTTCAGGTACTCGCACCAATTGTAAAGGGAAGGAAAGGTGAATACAAAAAAGAACTCCAGCAAATGAGGATGGACGGCTTTGTAAGGGCACGAATTGATGGAGAAATGATAGATTTAACGCAAGACATATCTTTAAAAAAACAGCAAAGACATACCATTGAAATTGTAATAGATAGATTTATAATTAAACACTCCATTGAGAGACAAATAAAACAGGCAATAGACACATCTCTGAAATATGCAGATACAGTTGTAATTAATCTATTAGATGAAAACAGAGACATTTTGTTTAGCAGAACACTGGCATGTTCTAAATGTGGGATAAGTTATCCTGAAATAGAACCGATGCTCTTTTCTTTTAACAGCAAATATGGTGCATGTCCGAGATGCAATGGGATAGGATTTGAAAACTTGATTGAAAAAGGGCACTTATTTTTTAGTCCTCAACCGTCAATTATCGAAGAGGAATTGACTCATATGACACCTTGTAAAGAATGTAATGGCATGAGATTGAGAAAAGAAGCATTAAGCATCAAACTGCACAATGTGAGCATCGGAGAGTTTGCTGCAATGTCTGTTAGGGATGCAGAAAAATTCATTCATGACCTGAAGTTTTCTGAAAGGGAGATGATAATTTCCAAAAGAATCATTAAAGAAGTGAAAGATAGACTTTCTTTTCTTGATAAGGTTGGTTTAGGCTATTTAACACTTAATAGGCCTTCCTTAACCCTTTCTGGAGGGGAGGCCCAGAGAATAAGGCTTGCAACACAAATAGGCTCATCTCTTACAGGCGTCCTTTATGTGCTTGATGAACCGAGCATTGGATTGCATCCAAGAGATTGTGAAAAACTTTTTAAAAGCCTAACTCATATCAGAGACGCTGGGAATACAGTAATAATTGTTGAGCACGATGAAGAGACCATAAGAAATGCAGACTATATTATAGATATGGGGCCGGGTGCTGGCAAGAATGGGGGATGGATTATATCTGCAAGCGCACCTGTTGATATAATAAATAACACAGCTTCAATAACAGGGAAATACCTTGGTGGTTATCTCACCATACCAGTGCCAAAAAAACGTCGCAAACCAGAAAAGTTTCTTAAAATAATAGGGGCTTCTGAATTTAATCTAAAAAATATCAGTGTATCAATTCCCCTCGGTGTATTTGTTTGTGTTACTGGAGTTTCAGGGTCAGGCAAGAGCACTTTGATTTTTGAGATTCTCTACAAAGCAATATCAAGGCACATCTATAAGAGCAAACTGATTCCAGGCAGATACAAAAAAATAGAAGGTATAGAAAATATCGACAAAGTCATATGCATTGATCAATCCCCGCTCGGAAGAACTCCCAGGTCAAACCCGGCTACATATACGGGGATACTTGGAATTATAAGAGAGCTTTTCTCACAACTGCCAGATTCGAGGATAAGGGGATATAAGCCGTCAAGGTTTAGCTTTAATGTGGCTGGTGGAAGATGTGAGGCATGTCAAGGAGATGGGTTGAAAAAAATAGAGATGCATTTTCTGCCTGATGCATATGTAACATGCGATGTGTGCAAGGGTAAAAGATATAATAAAGAAACCCTTGATATTTATTACAAGGGGAAAAATATATCAGATGTCCTTGAAATGCCAATATCAGAGGCACTTGAATTCTTCTCTGCAATCCCTCCTCTAAAACAGCGCCTCGATATTTTAGAAGACATAGGAATGGGCTATCTAAAATTAGGTCAGTCTGCTACAACCCTTTCAGGCGGAGAGGCACAAAGATTAAGGCTTTCTAAGGAATTGGGTAAAAAAGCCACTGGTAATACCTTATATATCCTTGATGAGCCAACAACAGGGCTGCACTTTGTTGACATTCAAAGGCTTCTGAATGTTATAAATAAACTTGTTGACATGGGTAACAGTGTTATAATTATTGAACATGACCTTGACATAATAAAGTCTGCTGATTATATTATTGACCTTGGACCCGAAGGTGGAGACAATGGTGGGAAAATAGTGGCAACAGGAACACCAGAAGATGTGGCAAAAAACAAAGAGTCTTATACTGGAAGGTATTTGGATAAGAAACTATGA